In the genome of Candida albicans SC5314 chromosome 6, complete sequence, the window ATATAAAAGCAGATTAttgtaaataaaatatcCTGCAAAACTTAAAGATGGGTGGCAGGTTTActaacaaaattgaaagaacaaaaagaattagCAACTGTAATTGTGAGAAAggccaaaaaaaaaggtgtaatctctctctctttctctttgttGTAAAAGCGAGTAATAGTAAATGGGTARGGGGGGAATGCAATATAAGTATAATATAATCTTCTCCTTATTTAGGGGGRGGGGGGGGGGGATTTGATAGATTAagcaataaataaaaatgaattccTAATGGGAAAATGACGTGGGAGGGAGGGAGGGAGGGGAGGGGGAGTGATTGTGAAATAAAGCGAATGAAGATATATTAAAGGAGTGACTAATGAAGTGGAAGGGGAAGTAAAGGGAAAGGAGTATCAAAGTGAATGTGGATAAGATGGATAAGAATGAAGTGAAGTGAAGTGAAGTGAAGTGAAGTGAAAAGGTTAAtatagaaagaaaagaagagtAAAGAAAGCAAAAACNNNNNNAGTAaagaaagcaaaaaaaaattctgtTGGGATGGATGGATgaagtggtggtggtggtggtggtagtggtgaTGGTAAGAATATAGTAGTAGTGTATWARTGTATAAATGtatagtagtagtaatagtagtgCAATTTAGTAAGCAAGTTGgctaaaaaagaaaaaaaagaagaattttttttaaattacacaaaaccaaataataataataattttttttttttacgtgtcttattatttaaatcaatttaaagtATCATGCACCCACTTCATCCACCCATCCATTTTTTAATGATATATCAAACATTCCCTCtcttcttcaacttcaacttctACTTGTTGTAATTGAAAGCTTCTACTTATAGATTAAAGATAGTTCTTTATGcaaataatttaactaAAATCTATTTACTTTCACTctaaattatataaattgaaatcaataaataaataaaagaaCAGTAGGACTTGTTAGTTAATAAGACTTCATAtaattaaacaataaatgaatttagaaaaaaaaaaaaaaacaggtggaaggttgttgttgtttattgtATTCTATTAAAGGAAAAGGAGAGATGGGATTAGAGGTTTCTAGTTTCCATTTTGTATGTTCATCCcttataataattgataattgttcttcttcttctttggtgCTCAATCTAAAATTATCACCTACATATCACAAACTTGAAATTCGTCATTTCTTGCCGTATGGGACCCCCCCCCCTCCTCCTCCCCCTCTCTCTATTAAACATAGGGGGTGCAAACGAAAGCTTTTCATTTACTCTTGTTATTGTTCTCGATTgatatattattttcattgataTCTTAAATCTATAAGTCTTCAATGCTGATCCCCATATACTACAGAAAAAAACCTTGGCTGGTAAACAGATTAGTCCTATTTATGTGTGTTTGATATTCCTTGCTAAAATTgccaaaaataaaaaaaaaaattctcatttgaaattcgatcatcaacatctttCTTTGTGATTTTGAAAGTTTTCACACCAAAATActccttttcttctttcagTAGTTGACCTTGATCAAGGTGTATTGTTCAAACTTTTTGATATGAATTAATGTACAACCGTGAACTAGCCTAATGGTTTCTCAGGGTGTTGGATGTTAGGCTTTTTTTGgagagggggggggggggggggagggGGTGTGCTTCTATTATTAAAACCATATTTGGAACTAAGTTGTCAAGTCAAATTAGTTTTGTGttacaatcaatcaatcaatcttCAAAAAGAGTGTGATGATCTTATGAAAAGtattgtggtggtggtggtggtggtggtggtgttggtggtggtgatgtGTGAGTGAGCAAATTACATTCTCAGTTGATTTGTGTATTTGCAAGAAACGTATACTTGTGACATGTTATATAATGCCATACACCTCTTACATACATACTTCTCATCAAACCTTATATTGGGGCTAAATTTTGCAGTAGCACTAATAGATTGATAGGATTGTGGTGATTAAATAAGTGAAGAGAATTCCTTTATGCCCCtggcttttttttttttctttttgataattttcaattatacATTTAAATATGTTGTTGTGAAACGttctatttttcttttcactgtaagatttgattaatttaaatttaaaattccTTCCATTCCATCTGTTCCATTCCATTCCATCTGTTtcattctttctttttgtaaatattaattaaatttaattaatttagatTCTTCCTTTAgatgaatgaatgaataaatgaggtggtggtggtggtgggtGGGTAAGTGGGTGGTACctgaaattataaatagTCGTGTACAACATTCAAAAMCAAAAGtctaaagaagaagaagaaatttatTCCCAATTGGGacaaattaatttaacCCAATGgttaaatcaaatcaaatcaaatcaactaactaactaactatCTGCTTAGCTTAGTGTTATTGTTCATAACCCTTTattccttcttcttctatttcttcttcttcttctatttcttCCCCCTTTGCAAGTTTAGTTTTGTTTcagaagatgaaattttcaattaacattctcaacaacaacaacgaccCATGTTGCAAAACACAGGCAGGGAGAGAAAGACCAACATGAAGGGCCGATCAATTTATCCGATGagtttgataataataattaacaTAGTATAGTGTATAACTTACAACTTACAATAAAAAACGGATCACCTGCAATCTACAGTTTTGaatcttgaaattttaaTCAGGGTTAAACCCagggttttttttattcaataagCTCTTCAATATGCTTTAGGTttaccaaaaaataaaaaattttatctattatttaatcactactactactactactactactacttctTGTACTTTTTGGCTATTCTCTTTAATGCACGTTGTTCMTWCTACTACTTCTTGTACTTTTTGGCTATTCTCTTTAATGCACGTTGTTCATTCTTCATAACACCATCAACCATTTTATATTTACCTTTAACTCCTTTAGGTCTACCACTAAGTCCTCTATTAGATCCACGAGCCACCACCACGGTAGTTTTaggtttttgtttttgttttttattcaattttttcattaattttgaaatttcatCAGCTTTATCTCTTTCAGATTTCCCTGAatcttcattaattaaatcagatttctt includes:
- a CDS encoding uncharacterized protein (Protein of unknown function; Hap43-repressed gene), whose translation is MGLEVSSFHFVCSSLIIIDNCSSSSLVLNLKLSPTYHKLEIRHFLPYGTPPPPPPPLSIKHRGCKRKLFIYSCYCSRLIYYFH